A segment of the Deltaproteobacteria bacterium genome:
ACGACGGCGGAAATCTCGTCCATGCCGCCGCTGGCGCGCCGGGATTGACCGGAAAAATTTACCGCATCGTCGACATCGCCGATCCGGCGAATCCCAAAGAAGTCGGCCGCTTCTCCCTGCCAGAACAGCAGCCCGGCGCCAATCCTCAGGGCCTAAAATACTCAAGCCACGGCCCGGCGCATATCGAAGGCAACCGCGCTTACCTTTCCTACGGTGACGGCGGCGGCATCATTCTCGATGTTAGCGACATGGCGCAGCCGAAATTAATCAGCCAACTCGCCTTCCGCGGCATCACCGCGACCCAGGGCATTCACACCTATCTGCCGCTGCCGAAACGCAAGATCGCTCTCATCAACGACGAAGCGATCCGCGAGCATGGCGACGAGGCGTTGAACATGGCCGGCATCGCCGACATCGGCGACGAGAAAAAGCCGCGCATGATTTCCTTGTTTCCACTGCCAGAACCGGCCCCGGAGAGCGAGCTAAAGAATTTTTACGAGAAAGCCGGCCGCTTCGGCCCGCACAACCATCATCATCCAAATCATCAAGCGTGCTTGGAGGACCGTGACGACATCGCTTACCTGACATACTTCAACGCTGGGCTGCGCGTCTACGACATCCGCGACCCACGCCAACCCAAGGAGTTCGCCTACTTCGTCCCGGGCGATCCAAAAGTGCGGATCGGCACCAAACCCGCGCAACTCGCCGCTCAATCCGAAGACGTGCTGGTCGACCGCCGCGGCTTCGTCTATTTAAGCGACAAAAACCACGGTATTCACGTGCTGCGTTTACAAGACCTTTGGCCCTATCAGAACTAGCAAACATCTCGCTGGTAGGGATGATTCGTCTATGGGGTCAGACTTTTGTTTCTCGACAATTTTGCTGCGGGTACAACCGTTCATCAAAAATAGCCAACCAGCCGTCCGAGGATCAACGCCGTCAGCCAACTGACGAGTGACACAAAGGCAGCGAGCCGCGAGCGGAGCGGCAGATTGGCATGAGGCGCGTCTGTTTGCGGCTGCTGAAATCCTGGCAATCTGCCGATTGTCAGAACGTTCGCCGCACCGATGGCCACGACGACCATCTTGCTGAGGAATAGTTCAGAAGCAACGTACTCGCTCGCGCGCGCGATGAAAAGGAGGAAGCCGCACGTTACCGCAATGGCCAGCCCGGTGGCGCCGGTGCGAGCGAGAACTCGATAGAGTGGGACGAGCGGAACGGAAGGCCACACGCCGAGGAGCCGCAGATCCAACGGCACAATCGAGCCGACCAGCACTGCCACCCCGAGAATATGCCCGGCGTTTACCAGCGGATAGCTCCAGACCGAGTTGCGTAGCGCAGCCGCGAGCGGCGTTGCTTCCAGGGCCGCAGCCCAGTGCTCGATCATGGCGGCGCTGTAGGACGGTTTTTCAGGACTTGCGGTCCGGATACAGATTGTAGCTTTTTCCGTTGACAACCACACGCTCGGCCTTCATCAGCCGCTCGCCTTTTTTCGCCGAGCGATGGCCGTGCGCAGTGATGATTTGTTTCTTGGCGAGCAACTCCGGCTTGAGGCCGGCATTATCGTTGCGCCACGGCTGGCCCACTTCGACGATCCAGCTTTCGCCGTTGACATTGAGCGTTACCTCGCCGTGGGGATTGCCGAGTCGCACCGCGGTAATCTCGCCGGTGAGTTGGAATTCTTCAGCGGTCGCCCAGCCCCAGCCATGATGGGCCCAAGCTGCCTTTGCCAAAATCACTGCCGTGAGCAAAACGCATAGCGCCAGACGAAGTTTTTGCCACAGTGAGCTCATCGCTGATCCTCCTATCGGAAGCATACTTCATTGTAAATCTTCCGATGGCCAAGCACCATGCGAATCGTCGTCTTGAAAGAGCGGGGCAGCGTCGGCCCCGCCGAGGATCTGCGGCAGTACATGCCCGAAAAAACTCCGGTGGTCAGTCCATCAGGTTTAGCGATTTCGTAAACGTAGTTGGCGCCGATGATGCCGCCGGCCCCAACCATGTTTTGCACCGTGACGATCGGGTTGCCAGGGACGTGCTTGGGAAAGTAGCGCGCGATCGGCCGGCCGAAGACATCGGTCGGCCCGCCGGCCGAGAAGTTAACGAGGAAGCGAACGGTCTTGCCCTTATAGTGGGGCTCCTGAGCGTCAGCGAGCGAGAAACTGGCTAACAGCGACAAAATTAAAGCCAAACTCACAGCGAAAAATTGCCTGTTCATGATTCGCTCCTGTTGCTCGGAACCAAGAATACGGAATGTCTCTCGCAAAGGCGCCAAGCCTGTCGCGAGCCATGTCGAAGGGGCGAAAAGTTTCGGAAAGGGAATATTCACCACGAAGGCCACGAAGATCACGAAGATAAGAGAAGAAAATCAAATTATTTTGTCCGAACTTCGTGTCCTTCGTGTGCTTCGTGGTGAGATTAGATTTTAGTTCGCAACAAGGTTGCGCGATCCGTGCCTATTGCGCCGACTTCTCCGGTCGATAAAACTCAACTGCGTTCTTGTAAAAAACATTGGCCGCCCGTTCTTCGCCCAATGCATTCAGAACCAAATCGTAGTCGCTATCGAGATAAGGCCGCGGAGCGCGAGTGGACGGCAGGTCGGTGCCGAACATGAGCGCTTTCGGATTGGCAGCGTAGAGTTCTTTCAAAGCGGGCGCAACGTCGAAGTTCACGCGTCCGAAACCAGTGGCTTTCACGCGGATTCCCTTTTCGGCGAGCTTGAGCAGCGTTGGAAATCCCGCTTTAGAAAGCCCGATGTGGTCAACACTAATCTTCGGCAGCGAGACAAGCGTGTCGAACAGCGGCGCCAAGTCGGTGGAGTCGATGTACAGCTCTGTGTGCCAGCTAACCAATTTGTGCACCCGCCGCGCAAAGTTTTCCAGGTGGCGAATATCCTCCGACCCGCCGCGCTTGACGTTGAAGCGAACTGCGCGCACGCCGGCGTCTTTAAGTTCGTTTAACTCCTGATCCGAAATGGTTTGCGGTACTTGGGTGACGCCAACAAAGGTTGGACCGAGAACTTTCAAGGCATGGAACAGATAGGTTTGATCAAGCTCCTGAAACGAGCCGGAAACGACGGCGCCGCCGACAAGATCGATGTCTTTCACCCGCGCTAAGTAATCTTCGCTGGTAAATGCGTCCGGCATGAAGCCCTGATTGGACACGACGGGAAAGTTTTTGTCGATAATATGAAAATGGCAATCGAAATATTTCTGCTTCAACGGAGTTCTCCTCTAAGTTTCTTAGACTCGTTATCGCAGAATGGCGCCGGGCGATCAAATCGCCCAAACTACGCCCAACCGAGGTGCTCGACAATGACCGAAAGCGTGGGGTCAGGCAAAAGGTGGCCGAGTGGCGGTTTGGCGCGGCGGCAATGGGTGTTTGGGTTGCGGCTTCGACCCTTTGCGTTCTTTGCGCCCTTTGCGGTAAAAAATCTCCGAAACCGATGTTTTACCAAGGAGCCAAGCATGAACCGACTCTCGCTAACGATGGTCCTTACGCTCGCGATTGGTTTGTCGTTGCCGCGGCTGAGCTACGGTGCCGAGGCGATGCAAAAGATTCGCTTTGGTCTGCCATCGCTGGCGCTCTCCTACATGCCGCTTTACGTCGCCCAGGAAAAAGGCTTTCTCAAACGGTCCGGTCTCGAAGCCGAGTTCATCCAGATGAACACGGCAATCCAACCCCAGGCGCTAATCAACGGCAACATTAACTTTATCCCGGGGCTATCCGCCGGCATCCCAGCGGCGGTGGCGGGTATGCCGCTGGTGGTGGTGATGAATTTTTATAGCTTTACGCCGTGGACCCTTGTGACTCAGAAAGACATCAACAAACCGTCGGATCTACTCGGCAAAAAGATCGCGGTTTCCGGCTTACGTACGACTCCGTACCAGCTCATGACCGCGTTCTTCAAGAAATATGAGCTAAACGAAAAAGAAGCGACCTACGTCTTCACCGGCGGTACCGGCGGGAGCTTCACCACATTGGCCACCGACCAGGTTGCCGGCGCCGTGCTGGTGGCGCCCTATGACGATAAAGCGGTGAGCAAAGGTTTTAAGAAGTTCATGATGATCGGCGATCTGCTCGACATTCCGACCGCCGGTCTGGTGGCGACCCGCGCTGAGATCACCAACAATCGCGACCGCGTGCAAAAAACCATCGCAGCGGTCAGCAACGCAATCGCTTGGATACGCGGTAACCAGCCTGACACAGCTCAAATGCTCGCCGACAAGTTTAAAATCACGGTCAGCGAAGCGAATGGCACCTACGGCACGCTCCTCAGCATGCTCAACAAGGACGGCCGGCTGCCGCTCAAAGTTGTGCATAGCTACCTGGATCTTCTGCGCCGCGAGAGGCCGATTCCCGCCGATGTCGACCCACAGAAGTTTCTGGATTTCTCCATGCTGCCGGGAGGGAAATAGCCATCCGCTCGCGTCGGCCGTGAAACTTTTCTTCAGCGTAAGTGAATTAAAGTCACCGCCCCCAACACAGTAACCAAAGAATCTATGACGTTCAGGTAGGTTTCTTGGTTTGGGCAGTGTGCGTTGGGGCGGTCGGTCTCCACCGTGATCGGCGCGGCCACGGGCATGAATGCTTCAAACCCGTGATTGCTTTCGCGATATTTTTCTTCGGTGGTTACGAGTTTTCGTATCACCTCGCACTCCACGTTGAAAAGCGACCAAAAGGGCGCGAGAGCTGGGCTCAAGATTTTTTATTGCATTGGAGCGTCGCGCGGATTAGTTTTTGGGGATGCCAGCGCCAAAGAAAAAATCGACCAAAATACCCGCCGAATTTCGCGCACTCATTGCCGCAAGTCCCTCGCCCGCACTAGCTGAAGCGAACTTTCAAGGTTTAATCGACGCCTCAGACAGCAAGAGCGCGAGCAAGCTTTCCGCCACTGACAAACCCAAACTATTCTGTTTGCTGGGCAGCAGCGCTTTTTTGAGCGATGTGCTGATCCGCGAGGGCAAGCAGTGGCCAAGCTTGTTTGTCCGCCAAGTTAAGGCGGCGCAGAAGAGTCCTGCCGAGCACTTGCGTAAGCTGGAAGCGGCGATCAAAAAATCTCAGTCCTTCGATGAATTCTGCGCCGCGCTGCGGCGCCACAAACAGCGCGAATATCTGCGCATCGGCGCGCGCGATCTCATGCCGGAAGTTAGCATGGAAGAAACCGTGCGCGAGCTGACGGCGCTGGCCAGCGCTTCGGTGGATGCGGCCTATCGCTTCTGTCGGGCCGAAGCGGAAAAAGACTACGGACCATTGCATCTGCCGGGAACCATCCGACCCAACCGCTTCGTGGTTCTTGGTATGGGCAAACTGGGCGGCGGCGAGCTTAATTTTAGCTCGGACATCGACGTTATTTATCTCTATGAAGAGGACGAGGGCGAAACCTCTGGCGGGCGCCGCGGCAAAACCGGACCGCGAGAATTCTTCAGTGCCATCGGCCAGAAGATCATTCACGCGATGGGTGATGTCACCGATGAAGGCTTCGTCTTCCGCATCGACCTGCGGCTGCGTCCCCTCGGCGCCAACGGCCCGCTGGTGCAGTCGGTTAATTCGGCGATGACTTACTACGAGTCGTGGGGACAATGTTGGGAGCGCGCCGCGCTGATCAAAGCACGGCCGGTGGCGGGCGACATTGAGCTCGGCGCGGCTTTCATGAAAGACATCGAGCCATTTATCTACCGACGCTATCTCGATTACACGACCGTCGACGAGCTGCGCCACATGAAGATGCGCATCGAAAATGAGCTGCTCACCGGCGATGGCAAAGAACGCAATTTGAAGCTCGGCTACGGCGGCATTCGCGAAATCGAGTTTTTCACCCAAGCGTTGCAGTTGGTCAACGGCGGCTACCAACCAACGGTGCGCGGGCCGAGCACGCTGCCGGCATTGGTTGAGTTGGCGCGCAACAATCTGATTTCCGCCGACGAACGCGACAAGTTGACGGAAGCCTATCGCTTCCTGCGCCAAGCCGAACATAAAGTCCAGATCGTGCAGGAAGCCCACGCCCACTCAATTCCCGAGGGCAAAGAAGAAGAACAGGCCTACGCGCGCCGGCTCGGCTACAGCGCCAGGGGCAAACTCAGCGAGCGCGAGCTTTTCTGGCGCGATCACAAGCGCACGACCAAAACTGTGCGGGAGATTTTCGACCGGCTTTTCTACAGTGCGCAAAAAGAAATCCAGAATGACGGTGCAACAGAAGTCGGCACAATCTGGAACGATCTCGATCAGAAAGATCTCATCGTCAAAGAACTCGAACAAGCGGGTTTCACCGACCCGGCCCAAGCTTACGAAAATCTGCTCGCGGTGCGCGATGGCGAAGTCTACGCACCGCCGAGCCCGCGGCGGTTGAAGGTCATGCGCACACTGGGACCGGCGCTGATGGCGGAGATCGCCAAGTCCGGCGCGCCGGACCAGGCGCTGTTAAACCTTTCGAAGTTCAGCCACCGCATCGGCAGCCGCACCGGTTTTCTCACCTTACTGGCCGAGAATCCGAAAACCATGCGGCTTTTGATCACACTATTTTCCGATAGCCAATTTTTGACCGACCTTTTTTTGAATCGCCCAGAGCTGATCGACACTTTGATTCGCGTCGATCTAACTCGCGTCGAAAAAACCAAAGAAGAGATGCTCGCCGAGCTAAACGCCGCCATCGGCGAAGCCGACGACGTCGAAGCCAAGCTCAACGCGCTGCGCCGTTACAAGTCCGAAGAGTTTGTTCGTATCGGCCTGCACGACCTTGGCGGCGTGATTGAATTGGTGCCGGTGCTCCAGCAGCTTTCGGACCTCGCCGAAGCCTGCGTCCATGCGGCGCTCAATTTGACGCTGGAGGAGCTGCAACAAAACTTCGGCAAAGTTGCCGCTGGCCGCTTTGCAATCATCGGCGGTGGCAAACTGGGTGCGCGCGAAATCGACTACAACTCCGACCTCGATTTGGTTTTTATCTATGACGCCGAAGAAGACGCCGGGAGCGCCGGCGGCAAACGGGGAAAGCTGCCGGCGCACGAATTCTTCGTGCGTCTTGGACAAAAGCTTCTGACCTATCTTTCTTCGCCCACCGAGGAAGGCATCGCCTACAAGATTGACATGCAGCTCCGCCCTTCGGGAAAAGCCGGGCCGATCGTCTGCTCGCTCGAGGCTTATCGCGACTATCACAAGAGCGGCGCGCAGCTTTGGGAACGCCAAGCGCTGATCAAAACGCGCTTTATCGCCGGCGACGCAACGCTTGGTAAACAGGTCGATAAGTTTATCGAGAATCTTGCCTACGGTTTACCGCTGCCGGCGGGCGGCGCCGACGAGATTCATCATTTGCGCATGCGCATGGAGCGCGAGCTGGCCGACGAGGACGAAGGTCGATTCAATTTGAAGAAAGGCCGCGGCGGCTTGGTCGACATCGAGTTTCTCACACAGATGTTACAGCTCGCGCATGGCCACCGTTTCGCCGCGCTGCATCGGCGCGCTACGCTCGACGCGCTCGCCGCACTGCAAGCTCAGAAGCTTATTAGCAAAGCCGACTACTTGTTGTTGTCGGAGGGCTACCTTTTTTTGCGCCGTTTGGATCATCGTCTGCGCATCGAGCGCGATCGCTCCATCGACACCTTCGAAGCCGAGCCGGGCAAGCTCGACGGCATCGCGCGCGCGCTAGGATATAAGGTATCGAACAAGGCGACAGGCAAGCGCAAAAGCTTGTCCGGAGAAAAACTCTTGGGCGACTACCGCGTGCGCCGTGACAGGGTTCGCTTGTGTTACGAAAGGCTTTTTAGCCAAGCGGCAAAATAAAAAGAACGATGTTATAAATTTATGATCTCAATTGATTTAGAGATTTAGGTATTTAATAGTTAATTAAACGATTTCTCTGGATATATAGATTTATCGATATTATGTGTGCTTCGGAAGGATATGTTAGCTATATAAAAATTTTAAAATAATATTCTTGACAATAAACCAACCGTGCGTTATCTTCGGCAGCATGAAAACCCAATTGCTTAAGGGCATTGCCCTTGGTTTGTTCGTCTCCACCATGGCTTCGCCGCTATTCGCGCAGACGGCAGCACCGGCCCAACAAGCCGCTGAGCCAGCTGCGGGCGAGGAGCTAGGGTATGGGGTAGGATCGGTGCTCGCCAATGTGATCTACATGCCGGCGAAGATCACCTACGCTGGTTTGGGATTGCTCGCGGGCGGGCTTAGCTACGTGCTGTCGGCGGGCCGCGCCGATGTCGCCAACAACATCATTTACCCTTCCGTGAAGGGTAACTATGTGGTGACGCCAAGCCATCTAAAAGGCACCGACCCGCTCTATTTCGTCGGTGCCGCGCCGGAACAGGCGCCGGTGCAGAACTACGCGTCGGGTCCTGCGGCGGCGCCCAAGCGCTGAGCGACGCAGACCCCGCGTTTCGAAGCTTTGATAAATTCTAATAGGGCCAGCACATCCGTGCTGGCCCCTGCCTCTTTTTCCATCTGCTGCACGGCTAACGCTAAGTTACTGCCCGAGCGAAACAATACTTTGTAGGCGTTGCGAATTGCGCGAATGCGCGCTTCGCTGAACCCTGCCCGCTTTAAACCAATCACGTTGACGCCGCGCACTGTGTGTTGCAGCTCGATGATCGAAAACGGCGGCACATCGCGGCTGGTGCCGGAGAGTCCGCGCATCAAGGCGTACTCGCCGATGCGCACGAACTGGTGCACCGCGCAGTTGCCGGAAATGAACACGCCGTTGCCCACCTCCACATAGCCCCCTAGCAGGGCGCCGTTGGCCATGACGATCTGATTGCCGAGCTGGCAGTTGTGGCCGACGTGTGACATTGCCATTAAATAGTTATCGTTGCCGATCGTTGTTGAAGAACCCGGCTTGGTGCCGCGGTGAATCTGCACATGCTCGCGAATGATGTTGCGCTCGCCGATTTTCAAATAACTCTCTTCGTTCTTGTAAGCCTTGTCCTGCGGCGCGCCGCCAAGCACAGCACCGGGATGAATTTCGTTGTCGGCGCCGATATCGGTCCAGCCGGTCAGCACTGCGTGCGCGAGCACACGAGTGCGCGCGCCAATCTTGACTGGACCGTCGATGACTACATAGGGGCCGATCTCGGTGGAAGCCTCGATTTGTGCGCGTGGATCGATGACAGCAGTGGGATGAATGCTCATCTACGTCACGATAGAAAAAGGGCGGGTTTGAAACCCGCCCTCCATGTAAATTTCGCAAACGTCATTCATTGCAGTTTCTTGCTACCGAGGTCGTCTTCATCATCATCGAGATCGATCTCGATTTCTTCGGCGGGAATCTTGTAGCGCTCTTCCACCCACGCACCGAGATCGATCAATTGACAGCGGTCTGAGCAAAACGGCCGATGCGGGTTGTCTTCCCAAGGGCTTTCTTTGCGACAGGTCGGACATTTTACTATGAGCGGCATAAGTCAGCGTAGTGTCTCATGAGTAAGCGTACTTATCGTTGAGATGCGCTCTTTTGTTTTTTACCACGAAGATCACGAAGGGACACGAAGTTCGGAAAGAACTTTATTTTTCTTCTCTTACCTTCGTGGACTTCGTGCCCTTCGTGGTGAAAATTCCCTCTGGTGGCAAGCCACGAATTTGGCACAAGGTACAATCAGCGTGATACAGTACAACTAATTCTCGAAGAACAATTCTTCGGCGCTGAGCTTTTTCTCCATCAAACCCTGATCGAGCGAATAGCCGACAAAGCGCTCGATGTTGACGCGATTCTTCGCTAAGCCGTGCGGCCACGGGTCGTCGCCGAAGGCGGCGCGCTCTTCCTCGAACAAATGGCGGCCCCAGACAAAGCGCGACCAGTTGGGATCGTCGTAATATTCCATGCAGGCTTCTTTAGCGTGATCGAAAGCCGCCGTGACATTTTTCGCGAGCCAGGGATTTTTCTTCAACACGTCGTCTTTGAAAGCGATCACATGCATGATCGGATAGTAACCGTTCTTTTTGAAATACTTGGCTTCCTCGGCTTTGGGATCCGCGAATAGCCGGCGAATACTACCTCCGCCGCGCAGCGCCTCTTTGGGAGGATGGGGCACGAACAACGCGTCGATCTCGCCTTTTTCCAACATGGCGCCGATTTTTTGCTCGGGCTTCAAGAGCTGCATCTTAACACCTTCAATAGGTTTCAGCTCCACTGCCTCTTCTTTCATGATGTACCAGTCGAGCTTGCGCCACGGCACAGCGTACTCGGTTTGCAAATCGCCCTTGGCCAAAACCGATAAAGTGGTTTGAAATGTGCTCAAGCCGACTTTCTTTCCCACCAAATCTTGCGGCGAATTGATGCCAGCATTCTTATTGACCCACATTTGCGACAAGCTGAAAAGGCGCCGCGGGAAAACGGGTATCCCAGTAAACGGCATGCCGCGGCTCTTGGCGATCAGATACGACGACAACGACAACTCGCAAATGTCGAACTCGGCTTTCTGCAGCATGCGTTCGTGGCGGTCTTGGCCATGTTTCAACGGATGCGACTGGCCGACCTCCAGCGCCTGCACCTCCGCACCCTCGACCTGCACTGACCCGTCGAAAAACGGCATGTGCCGATCGTAGTGCGATAGAGCCATCGTGAGTTTCAGTTGGGCCATGAAAATCCTCGATTCGCAAATATTCTGGCAGCCAATTCTTACTGCATGAAAACAGTCTTGTCCAACCCTACACCTGGATTTACGTGGGGCACGTTGAACTTTCAACCTTGAACTTTGAACTTATCTCCCGCTATAGTCGCGCCCGAGCTTCGACCGGTGCGCGCATTGCGCGCTAACAGGGAACAAAAGGAATCTGGCGGCGCTATGTTCGACGCTTTTATCGAGGGACTCTTTCTCGTCTTGCAGTGGAAAGCTTTCAGCTTGATGCTAGTCGGCATGGGGCTGGGCTTTTGCGTCGGTTTACTTCCGGGCATCGGCGGCGCGGCCACGCTTGCCTTGATGATTCCTTTTGTTTTCAAGATGCAGCCGGCGGAAGCTTTTGCGTTTCTTCTCGGCATGCACGCGGTGGCCGCCACCACCGGCGATATCACCTCGGTTCTGTTCGGTGTGCCCGGTGAGGCGATCTCCGCCGCTACCGTTGTCGATGGTCATCCCATGGCGAAAAATGGCGAAGCCGGCCGCGCGCTCGGCGCCGCGCTGATGAGCTCGCTGGTTGGCGCACTGATCGGCGCCATCGCGCTGGCACTGGCTATTCCGATCGTGCGCCCGCTCGTGCTGGCTTTCGGTTCGCCGGAGCTATTCATGTTAGC
Coding sequences within it:
- a CDS encoding 2-pyrone-4,6-dicarboxylate hydrolase, with translation MKQKYFDCHFHIIDKNFPVVSNQGFMPDAFTSEDYLARVKDIDLVGGAVVSGSFQELDQTYLFHALKVLGPTFVGVTQVPQTISDQELNELKDAGVRAVRFNVKRGGSEDIRHLENFARRVHKLVSWHTELYIDSTDLAPLFDTLVSLPKISVDHIGLSKAGFPTLLKLAEKGIRVKATGFGRVNFDVAPALKELYAANPKALMFGTDLPSTRAPRPYLDSDYDLVLNALGEERAANVFYKNAVEFYRPEKSAQ
- a CDS encoding ABC transporter substrate-binding protein; amino-acid sequence: MKMAIEIFLLQRSSPLSFLDSLSQNGAGRSNRPNYAQPRCSTMTESVGSGKRWPSGGLARRQWVFGLRLRPFAFFAPFAVKNLRNRCFTKEPSMNRLSLTMVLTLAIGLSLPRLSYGAEAMQKIRFGLPSLALSYMPLYVAQEKGFLKRSGLEAEFIQMNTAIQPQALINGNINFIPGLSAGIPAAVAGMPLVVVMNFYSFTPWTLVTQKDINKPSDLLGKKIAVSGLRTTPYQLMTAFFKKYELNEKEATYVFTGGTGGSFTTLATDQVAGAVLVAPYDDKAVSKGFKKFMMIGDLLDIPTAGLVATRAEITNNRDRVQKTIAAVSNAIAWIRGNQPDTAQMLADKFKITVSEANGTYGTLLSMLNKDGRLPLKVVHSYLDLLRRERPIPADVDPQKFLDFSMLPGGK
- the glnE gene encoding bifunctional [glutamate--ammonia ligase]-adenylyl-L-tyrosine phosphorylase/[glutamate--ammonia-ligase] adenylyltransferase; this encodes MPAPKKKSTKIPAEFRALIAASPSPALAEANFQGLIDASDSKSASKLSATDKPKLFCLLGSSAFLSDVLIREGKQWPSLFVRQVKAAQKSPAEHLRKLEAAIKKSQSFDEFCAALRRHKQREYLRIGARDLMPEVSMEETVRELTALASASVDAAYRFCRAEAEKDYGPLHLPGTIRPNRFVVLGMGKLGGGELNFSSDIDVIYLYEEDEGETSGGRRGKTGPREFFSAIGQKIIHAMGDVTDEGFVFRIDLRLRPLGANGPLVQSVNSAMTYYESWGQCWERAALIKARPVAGDIELGAAFMKDIEPFIYRRYLDYTTVDELRHMKMRIENELLTGDGKERNLKLGYGGIREIEFFTQALQLVNGGYQPTVRGPSTLPALVELARNNLISADERDKLTEAYRFLRQAEHKVQIVQEAHAHSIPEGKEEEQAYARRLGYSARGKLSERELFWRDHKRTTKTVREIFDRLFYSAQKEIQNDGATEVGTIWNDLDQKDLIVKELEQAGFTDPAQAYENLLAVRDGEVYAPPSPRRLKVMRTLGPALMAEIAKSGAPDQALLNLSKFSHRIGSRTGFLTLLAENPKTMRLLITLFSDSQFLTDLFLNRPELIDTLIRVDLTRVEKTKEEMLAELNAAIGEADDVEAKLNALRRYKSEEFVRIGLHDLGGVIELVPVLQQLSDLAEACVHAALNLTLEELQQNFGKVAAGRFAIIGGGKLGAREIDYNSDLDLVFIYDAEEDAGSAGGKRGKLPAHEFFVRLGQKLLTYLSSPTEEGIAYKIDMQLRPSGKAGPIVCSLEAYRDYHKSGAQLWERQALIKTRFIAGDATLGKQVDKFIENLAYGLPLPAGGADEIHHLRMRMERELADEDEGRFNLKKGRGGLVDIEFLTQMLQLAHGHRFAALHRRATLDALAALQAQKLISKADYLLLSEGYLFLRRLDHRLRIERDRSIDTFEAEPGKLDGIARALGYKVSNKATGKRKSLSGEKLLGDYRVRRDRVRLCYERLFSQAAK
- the lpxA gene encoding acyl-ACP--UDP-N-acetylglucosamine O-acyltransferase, which produces MSIHPTAVIDPRAQIEASTEIGPYVVIDGPVKIGARTRVLAHAVLTGWTDIGADNEIHPGAVLGGAPQDKAYKNEESYLKIGERNIIREHVQIHRGTKPGSSTTIGNDNYLMAMSHVGHNCQLGNQIVMANGALLGGYVEVGNGVFISGNCAVHQFVRIGEYALMRGLSGTSRDVPPFSIIELQHTVRGVNVIGLKRAGFSEARIRAIRNAYKVLFRSGSNLALAVQQMEKEAGASTDVLALLEFIKASKRGVCVAQRLGAAAGPDA
- the yacG gene encoding DNA gyrase inhibitor YacG, whose protein sequence is MPLIVKCPTCRKESPWEDNPHRPFCSDRCQLIDLGAWVEERYKIPAEEIEIDLDDDEDDLGSKKLQ
- a CDS encoding 4,5-dihydroxyphthalate decarboxylase, translated to MAQLKLTMALSHYDRHMPFFDGSVQVEGAEVQALEVGQSHPLKHGQDRHERMLQKAEFDICELSLSSYLIAKSRGMPFTGIPVFPRRLFSLSQMWVNKNAGINSPQDLVGKKVGLSTFQTTLSVLAKGDLQTEYAVPWRKLDWYIMKEEAVELKPIEGVKMQLLKPEQKIGAMLEKGEIDALFVPHPPKEALRGGGSIRRLFADPKAEEAKYFKKNGYYPIMHVIAFKDDVLKKNPWLAKNVTAAFDHAKEACMEYYDDPNWSRFVWGRHLFEEERAAFGDDPWPHGLAKNRVNIERFVGYSLDQGLMEKKLSAEELFFEN